One Arachis hypogaea cultivar Tifrunner chromosome 2, arahy.Tifrunner.gnm2.J5K5, whole genome shotgun sequence genomic window, ATGTGTTAATTATTTGTTGTTAAACTGTAATAATGAATTGGATGATGAAGGTGAAGAAGGTATGAGATTTTGaatcaagatttttttttttgggtgtctATTTTGAATTAAGATTTCATCTGCTTTGTGGTTTTTGCATTGAGTTGCAATAAGAAATTGTTGTTTAGAattagatttgatttgattcaacTGCTTTGTTTGTTGCTATTCCTATTTCCCTGTGTTTGTATTCTCTAAATGACTAAATCCTTGTTTGTGAAAGTTAGGCTCCTTTTGTTTATAGAGACACGATATTGGGACAAAGACACGACATAAAATTGTGTTTGATAAGTAAAGATATGGATAGAGATAATGTGTCTAAagatattaaattagtttattttgtgtttattttgataaaaaagatacaaaaacacTAACAAgagatacaacttatttttttttctattattcttattaattttttataattatattttttatttcaaattttttgaataaaaaaatttatttttttataatttattctagtttatcatgaaatcaaatataaaaacataaaattttatgtCTTTATCTATTATAGTGTCTTATCCTATTATGTtcttaatgttttattttattctttttttagaaACAAACACAGTTTTAACTTTTCTTGTTAAGACAGTAAATTTACCCAAtagttagataatttaataaattatattaaaatattatttaataatttttaattattaactttataaaaaaataattgtgtttaaattttgacctttaaatataataaatttgaaTTAACTTGTAAGTTATACTATTGAATATTCAGTATAAGAGAAACGAATTAGATGGTAACAAACAAAAATTGTGTTTGACTgagtttatttattaattatcgaatttttttattttattagacaaaATTGCTGTCTATAACATATAAACTTAGTATTGGCTAAATCTGATCTTATATACATAATTTccatctaaattaaaaatttaaaatccatAACTTGTGTGCCATTCACACATTGGCCCCTGCTTCTttcaattttcttaaaaatagCCCCTACAACACATACAAACTACATAGAGGACCCAAATAACAAAGAACTAACATATCAGCCCAGAAAAAGGGCATCAATCACCAGACAGTcccacaaaaatttttaaaattttaatttattaattatatttttgacaTTAATAAAAGTATATTACATTAGTTTTCGATCATTTTTTTAGTAATGCTATGCTAATATAGCTTATTGAGGTAGATTATTAATAATACGTGTTACTCTATAATTTAATTACGTGTAATAGTACAATAATAATTCGAACAATAATATCATATATTACGATACTATTTGGCTATATGTCAACTTGcactatatattataatattatttgttCACGTGTTATctgttatattattattgtaaatataCTATGTTATGCACTAAATTAATCTCTtcatctattttttaaattattttatacaaatttaaaattttcaatatcttTAAATCATACTTATGTCAACTATTttgttgattaaaaaaaattgattttaataatatataatagataataaattttTACTATGAACTTATTTAGACGTTATTTTTAACAaagttcttttttaaaattatattttttaaaaatattttttacaaaaataaaattaatttttatatttaaatatctcatataaaaagatctttttaatttatttatcaatGATGTTTAATAGATTTTTATTATGGACTTATTTAGACGTcattctcaaaatttttttaattatatcttttaaaattaatttttacaaaaataaaaataatttaatatttaaatattttatataaattttttttatctattaattatatttagataaaataagataaaaatatttatttatttatttattatgtaaaaaatatttttttatattttaaaaaatataaattataatttcttaaaagatattttttattttttaatatttttatttttattattaaaaatttattaaacataataaaaaatgtttttcgttaaattttttttatggattTAATAGCTCCAAATACACGCTATATAAAGTGCATTGGGTGACTGAAATTAGGCTTTCTGTTTTTTGGcatgaagaattgaagatgaaaaCGAAAAATGAGGACGACAAGATCAGCGCCTTATCGGATGAGTTGCTCCTCCACATCCTCTCCTTTCTCTCCGTCACCGACTCCGTCGCCACCTGCGTTCTCTCTCGCCGCTGGCGAAACCTCTGGGAGAGTCTCTTCGTCTCAGACTTTGACTATGACGACGGCCACCGCCAGATTGATTTCGTGGAATTCGTGAAGAGCGGTGTTGTTATAACCCGCCGCAAGGAACCCAGCAACATCTGCAAGTTTCACCTCTTGTCTACGTCTTCCACTGTTGACATTCAGAGCCCACTTGCCACGTGGATTTCTGCTGCTCTTGGGCCCCACTTGCAAGAAATCTCCATCACTCTCTCATCTCCATGTTTCTTCCCTCTCTGCATTTTCAGGTATTATTCCTTCATTCTTATTCAATGTTTTCGTGAGAGATGCATGCCGGAAATGCGTGTGAACCATCAAATTAGGAATTTAGGATCTAGGGTTCAACAgttgttttaatttgtaaaatgttgaaaaactaaatgtgtttttgttttaaattaaggTAGAAATTCACTGTGAAATTAATAAGTAAAAgtgattaaataatttaaaaaattgaactaAATTTTAGTCTAACAATTCATTTTACCTTAAATTAAATTTACTTATAATTAGCATCtaattcttcttattattattattactattatagttattactattattttatctaatgggatcaataaattctattataaaaagataataataaatacaatacataaaaattataactataaaaatatataatgtcaaataaaaaaattaataaagaatataaataataaaaaaaaaagagttcataTAGAGAGAAATGATAAGAATTCTATAAATAATGTAATAATATGTATAAAGGATAAagttagtaaaagaaaaataaatattaaaggtATTGGCTAAAAGGACGTTAGTGCAACGGAGAAGGTAAAAATTATAGCTTCTTGTAAACGTGATTACCAAAAAAATGAAGCTTTCAAGAAACTCTAATTCTTTCAAACGTGGTTACCAAACACACTCTTAATCATTTATAGATGTAAGTCGCTGGTGTCACCCCGCTTGGAGTGTCGTCGTATGCATGTTGAGACGATTGCCAATGCCTATCAGTTGCCATCACTGAAGAAATTAGAATTGAAAGTCtgctctgcaagctgcttaaTTTCACTTTTATTGTGCTGTCCAAATCTTGAAACTCTTGAGCTCGATTTCTATAAAGGTTATACACCTCTACAGCACATTGGTATGCTCTCTTCATTGAAGAGTTTAACCCTTTTAGGTCTTGGCAAACAAGTTGGTAGCATCACTATAAACACCCCACTTCTTGAGCACCTTAACATCAACCTAAAATCAACCAAGTGCGGCACTTTATCAGTAACAAGCAATTTGCACAGCTTGGTCCATGTGCATCTTAACATTCTTCATCCTGTTGGAGATGTTGTCAAGCTTCTCAACAAACTCTACATGGCACAATGCCTAAGTTTGAACGTAACAACAATCACGGTaactttttataataaatatgcttatttagaaattataatgaCAATATTTATGTATAACAAAACAATTAGCCATCAAATCAATTACCAAGTATTACatcattgtttaatttatttttaagcgTATATTTTATATTGACGGCTGAtttggtaattgattttcgaTAGATACAATATGATTATTATTTTAAAGTTATATTAGTTTTGTGCTAATATTATAGATTATAATTcacaaatttataaaatcaaactatttttaaaaaagtcGTAAAAGGACAAAAGTTCTTGTTGGCTAAAAAAATTAGGTCTctgtcaacaaaaaattaaataaaaaaattcttagtTTTTAGTTATTACTTTTatatgaaagagtttaattttttatttactatttaaaatttaaaaaaatttaacgtgCATATTCTtatatttgattaggtgttaattttattgtataaataaaaataatttatttatgctTATTCtttaaaagtaatatttttttatatacataataaCATGATTGTTATATGTAATTAGTATATTaaattagccactaaaatcactcactaatatatttatatataaatatatgtgatttaatttatttttaatatgtatttatattttaataaatattttaaaccaataattaactttaatagttaattttactattttagtACACACATAACACAGCCATTAATTTTTGTTACTTTTCGTGTATACAGAACTTTCACGAGGGTGGGGGCATGGAATTTCCAGAATTTCATCGTTTGGTTCGTCTAGAATTGATCGTAAATTATTTAGATTCGAGCTTCGTAATGGACGTACTTCAACATTGTTGTGTACTAGAATCTTTCCAAATTCATTGTTTGGAATATCGGAGGGTACGATATAACTACTTCTCTGTTCTCTCAACAAGTTTTATCTTCAATATATCATACGTGGAAATAATTTGAcatgtttaattaaattatttattatttaaccaGAGAACAAACAAACATTAGTTAACTTCaatcaataaacaaataaatttaatcattcgcaaaatttttaaattgttttttttttcaacgtcacaatttcatccaccacaaTCTCCTCTAgtcacatcaaattttaaatcctaaattcaatttctaaattttagaaaacaattttattttattttatttttaaataatttttatttgagttttaaatatttttattgtttttaatgtttaattattATGAGCTGAGATTCAAATTTCTTAGATGAACTAATGTTAGCTCTCTAAACTTTTTCAATTACTTAACATAACATATATTATTGTATTAACTACATCTTAACTTTTATCTTATAAAAATAGTATTCATGTGAGTAACTATTtgctaatttaatttgttttattattgttGGCAGAAAAGAAAACGTACTTGTTGGACACAGCCAACCGTTGCTCCTTCTTGTGTTGAATCACACTTGAAAAACCTTGAATTTAGAGGATATTGTGATTTTGAGGAAGAACGTACATTTCTGGCTTATTTTCTTGAGAGAGGACTTGTTCTGAAGAAAATGAAAATCTTTCATGGCTTCAGAAACTTATCGGTAGTTAGAAAGCATCAGATTCTCAAGACATTATCTACTTTACCTAGAAGCTCTAACATATGCCAACTTATGTTTGATTGACCCATCATGTTATTTCATACAAATATATATACTTGAATAGGTTTGATTATGGCATTGTTTAATAAAAATGCTGAAACATTTCATATAATCCTTAATCtttgttttttaatttagtttaaaaattgagattccatgaaaataaaatttcatatacaattatttttagtctaattttttttttctcgtaTTACTAGTTGGAGTTTCAAACATTCACCTAGTGCCACGTTTCTTCTAAACACAGAAACTCGTGTACGTACGCTAGAGTGTACACGTGTCCATGATCACATTACATGTGTGAAAAGAAACAATGCAATAAGAGAAAATTTTCACACGTTACAGTGTAGGAAAGTTATCAGGTGTACCTAGGAACACCAGTGTTTctgttgttttaaccgttgattttaattaatatataaaaatcaacatatattatatatattttttataattcagatcaacggttaaaacaactgaaatACCGATGTTTCCGGTACACCTGATAACCTTCCTATAGTGTAACACAAAAAGGTTGTCCTAGATAGCCATCCACTTGTGAGAACTAAATTTAGTAATAAGGGTCATTCTTCACATGATTTTTTAACTTGCTAGTTATTACACGTCTCGTCGCTTATTTTATTAAACCAcaaaaaaagttgaagaaaacatAAACAGGGTAGTGTTTTTTTCTAGTCTATattgaatatatataataaagaattggaagaatttatggcacaatttttatttatagtaTGCATAAAAAATATCTATCTATTTATATGACTTCAACGttaaaattcttattaaaaaataaaaaatatttatcatctcTTGTATAAataaactccgcctatgttacacttgcggtacatagtcGGTCCCaaacccggataaaggaggagggttgtgttaggtcttcggcaaccaacgtaaaaatatagccgaaccccccatgacatgaatcaaagactttattgcgctaaagctaggtcgttacccggaagtaacgcgccgtatggctcgagtacggtgtcaaagcaagagccactgcatcggtgcccggatgtagtgttaaatgagcaagggttctcgcgttttcgtgaacggacgagagtaaataagctagttcacaaaggaaaaggtaaaggtcgaagcgacaaaaggttgagatttgggacatggaacataggcactctaacaggaaagtccatggaggtggtggacaccatgacaaggaggaagattaacattatgtgcctacaagaaacaaaatgggttggtgcaaaggctagggagttggattcttctggtttcaaactttggtatacaggaaaggtgaagaataggaatggagttggaataattgtggataagcagtggaagaaggacgtagttgatgtcaagagggtgggagatcggatcatctctatcaaacttgtggtggagggaggtgctttccatgtgattagcgcctatgcaccgcaagtgggttcggacgaacaacacaagataaggttttgggaggatctagagagtttggttcaaggcatacctttgggagataagattttcttaggaggagatttaaatggccatgttggaagagaagtgactggatatgggagtattcacggaggccatggtttcggagtgatcaatgccgagggtaaaactattttggacttttcctcaacttttgatcttctcatcgcaaatacatgttttaaaaagagagacgaacatcttataacctataagagtggcatgacaagctctcaaatcgacttcttcttgttgaggagagtcgactgaaaattttgcattaactgtaaaattatcccgggagagagtttgacaacacaatatagggtgctcgtcatggattttcgcgttgagcaaaagttgaggaaaagacaccatacgaagaacccaaggacgaggtggtggcggatgcaaggtgaggaacaaagaagcttcctaagacgggtaggagaagaggcaaagtgggatgggaatggaagcgcggaagagatgtggagggagatggcagaagttattagaagaacagcaaaagaaagttttggtgaatctaaaggaataggaccaagagacaaggagtcctggtggtggaatgcgagtatacaagaaaagataaagataaaaagagaatgctttaaagagtggtctttatgccgcaatgaagataactgggaaaaatacaaggcggctaagaaagagacaaaagtggctgtaagtgaagcaagaacaagagcatatgagggtctctaccagtctttgggcacgaaagaaggagaaaaaggtatatatagaattgcaaagagccgggaaagaagaacgagagatttggatcaggttaagtgcataaaggataaggatggagaggtgttggctcaaaaggagaagattaatgaaaggtggaagagctacttctacgagttatttaatgagggacagaagactcttccgagccttggtcgattatgcacaagggaagaagatcaaaactttgactactatcgaaggattcgagacttcgaggtaaaagaggctctaaagcagatgaaaaatggcagggcagtaggacctgataatatcccgattgaggtttggaagggtcttggaggaaaaggcatcaactggttaaccaagctttttaatgagattttaaggtcaaagaagatgcctgatgagtggagaaatagcaccttggtacctatctacaagaataagggggatatacaaagttgcggaaattatagagggattaagcttatgagtcatactatgaagttatgggaaagggtgatagaacggaggttgagaaaagagacacaagtaacagagaaccaatttggatttatgccaggcagatctaccactgaagcgatatacctattaagaaggatgatggagaggtatcgtaataataaaagggatctacacatggtgtttattgatttggaaaaagcgtatgatagggtaccaagggaggtcttatggaaggttttagaaaagaggagagtaaggatcgcatatattcgggcaattaaagacatgtatgatggggccacaactagtgtgaagactcaaggtggtgtgacagaggaattccctattggtataggattacaccagggatcatccttaagtccatatcttttcacattagtcttagaagtactcacagagcacatccaagagcctgtgccatggtgcatgctttttgccaatgatatcgtccttatgggagagtcaagggaagacctaaataagaagttggagttatggatagaagctctagaagtgtatggtctgcgcataagccgtagcaagacggaatatatggaatgtaagttcagtctaagaagggaaaactccaatatagaggtgaaaattggagagaacaccctacgaaaagttaaaagttttaagtatcttgggtgcatcatacaggataatggagagattgaacatgatgtaaatcataggatccaagcaggttggtcaaaatggcggagtgcatctggttttatatgcgacaaaaaagtgcctttaaaacttaaaggtaaattctatcgcaccgctataagaccggctatgctgtatggtacggagtgttgggcggctaaaggggagcacgaacataagctgagtgtggcagagatgaagatgttgagatggatgagtggtcatacgcgattggataaaataaggaatgaagatataagggagagagttggagtagcacctattgtggaaaagatggttgaatcgcgtctcaggtggtttggacatgtgagaagaagaccgatagaacatccagtcaggagggtggatgaaatggaagatggacaaagggcgaaaggcagaggaagacctaagaagaccatccatgaggtggtcaaacgagatctacatgtaaacggtctctctgtagacatgatacatgacagagcacaatggcgtcgtttgattcatgtagccgaccccacttagtgggacaaggctttgttgttgttgtatctCTTGTATAAATAAAAGTGTTAATTAATAAAAGTAGCAACGTAAAAGAGAGAACACATgcaacacacacatatatattcttctaaatcaataaattttcaatatatatatatcaacaacTACTATATTTGATAAGCGAAAAAAAGGTGCATATTCATCTATCAAATTGtgttttaaaaaagattaatattttttataggacatattttaatttttttatttaatgtaagAAATTATATATTCCATCTTGTCTTTTTTTtgtcactttttttttaaaaaaacatgttatcatttttttatagtctttttttcatatttcttttaaattattttttcaaaaactaacatTATATTTTTTACGGGTGAGCACGGCAGCCGGTACTTGATTGTCCGTTCGAACTCAaatcgaaccaattaaattggttctagaACCAACGACTTTCTCTAATAATTGGTTCGGATAACGGTTTTGGGATGCAGAATCCGAACCAATCCGTAGACCTgatcatatattaataaaataaaaaataaaaatttaaaaaatatatatgccttttaatatgtttggattttaatatcTTTAATGTTTAATACGTTTGGATTTTAAtgtatttagtttttaatgtatttggtgttaacatgtttggattatttctattaatgTTACATATTTATTGTACTTACAGAATATTTaggataaaaattttatttttttattttttatttttttatgaatttctgtTTTATCGGGTATCTAATTATCCGAACcgaatcaatttatttttaatcgATTTGGTTTAGTTTGGATacacacaaaaaatataaatctaaaccaAATCGAACCAATTATAATTCAATTGGTTCGGTTTTAATTTAACCTTAAATCCAAACCAATTTAACTCGTGCTcatccttaatatttttttttaaagtaatcccattttataagaataaaaaaagttatatattGAAACTACAAAGTAAAATATAAACATAACATTATTGTTTAAGCTTCAAAAATGAGAAGACATGAATCATACTTTTGTACATATGTTGAGTACAATATCCCATATTTTAGGCTTAATATTCAATAACATATCCTAATTATACCTGGTCAAAAAATACGGGGAGGGAGGGGGTTAGGGAATAGTCCATTTAATCTCACCATAAACTTGGCCAGAataaattcat contains:
- the LOC112731692 gene encoding probable FBD-associated F-box protein At1g32375, translating into MKTKNEDDKISALSDELLLHILSFLSVTDSVATCVLSRRWRNLWESLFVSDFDYDDGHRQIDFVEFVKSGVVITRRKEPSNICKFHLLSTSSTVDIQSPLATWISAALGPHLQEISITLSSPCFFPLCIFRCKSLVSPRLECRRMHVETIANAYQLPSLKKLELKVCSASCLISLLLCCPNLETLELDFYKGYTPLQHIGMLSSLKSLTLLGLGKQVGSITINTPLLEHLNINLKSTKCGTLSVTSNLHSLVHVHLNILHPVGDVVKLLNKLYMAQCLSLNVTTITNFHEGGGMEFPEFHRLVRLELIVNYLDSSFVMDVLQHCCVLESFQIHCLEYRRKRKRTCWTQPTVAPSCVESHLKNLEFRGYCDFEEERTFLAYFLERGLVLKKMKIFHGFRNLSVVRKHQILKTLSTLPRSSNICQLMFD